The following proteins are co-located in the Pleurocapsa minor HA4230-MV1 genome:
- a CDS encoding DUF445 family protein: MSIQHTALALANLWIYLVPPIAGSIIGYFTNDIAIKMLFRPYKAIYLGKRKLPFTPGLIPSNQERLAQKVSDTIMGSLLTPGELQNLAQRLLATERIQGAILWLLKLALDRVKSDREQKTAKILGKILRDLFSQSLPRLLKVLARKEDFLEAQVNQIFDQILLNFQLKDEQAKKFSDWLLSSVLPPDTIRRALIDFLSDRNIQIIDEGFREKTSGTYWVVANLFGLRNSLLRLRSFCIDEPGITNARLEELSFSLQIRDRIKNWLMNLSLQNLPVSTVRQLRKTVRESVRNYVREEGGRVITGLGESVEWENLATLILNRLQSSPTVNDSLEVISQELALVLERYLEEDLEKLVAQAIPILSIDQVIIDRVSATTPEELEQAVQGIVKNELQAIVNLGGILGFIVGLLQTVIMLFS, from the coding sequence TTGTCGATTCAACATACTGCTTTGGCACTAGCGAATCTCTGGATATATTTAGTTCCCCCTATAGCTGGCAGCATCATTGGCTATTTCACTAACGACATAGCAATTAAGATGTTGTTTCGTCCCTACAAAGCTATTTATCTTGGCAAACGTAAGCTGCCTTTTACTCCTGGGTTAATTCCTAGCAATCAAGAGCGTCTGGCGCAGAAAGTTTCTGATACGATCATGGGTTCGTTGTTAACCCCAGGAGAATTACAAAATCTGGCTCAAAGATTGTTGGCAACTGAACGGATTCAAGGGGCAATTCTTTGGCTTTTAAAATTAGCTTTAGATCGGGTTAAATCCGATCGCGAACAAAAAACAGCCAAGATTTTAGGTAAGATTCTGCGGGATCTATTTAGTCAATCCTTGCCTCGACTGTTAAAAGTACTCGCTAGAAAAGAAGATTTTCTTGAAGCGCAGGTTAATCAGATTTTTGATCAGATTCTCCTCAATTTTCAGCTCAAAGATGAGCAGGCTAAAAAGTTTTCCGACTGGCTATTGAGTTCAGTATTACCTCCAGACACTATTCGTCGCGCCCTGATTGATTTCTTGAGCGATCGCAATATTCAAATTATTGATGAAGGTTTTCGCGAAAAAACGAGTGGGACTTATTGGGTAGTAGCTAACCTGTTTGGTTTACGTAATAGTTTACTGAGGCTACGTTCTTTTTGTATTGATGAACCAGGGATTACCAACGCGCGCCTAGAAGAGTTAAGTTTCTCGCTACAAATTCGCGATCGCATTAAAAATTGGTTGATGAACCTTTCTTTGCAAAATCTCCCCGTTTCTACCGTCAGACAACTGCGTAAAACCGTCAGAGAATCTGTACGTAACTATGTACGTGAAGAAGGAGGTCGAGTTATTACAGGTTTGGGAGAGTCTGTAGAATGGGAAAACCTGGCGACGTTGATCCTCAATCGTTTACAGTCTTCACCGACGGTAAATGATTCATTAGAAGTGATCAGTCAAGAATTAGCCTTAGTGCTAGAACGCTATTTAGAAGAAGATCTAGAAAAACTAGTGGCTCAAGCAATCCCAATTCTCTCCATCGATCAGGTAATCATCGATCGCGTTTCTGCTACCACTCCCGAAGAATTAGAGCAGGCAGTGCAGGGTATTGTCAAAAACGAACTTCAGGCGATCGTCAATTTAGGAGGGATACTCGGTTTTATTGTCGGACTATTACAGACAGTCATTATGTTGTTCAGTTAA
- a CDS encoding DUF4912 domain-containing protein, translating into MAKERPPLEEMTLRQLRKVASEYKISRYSRMRKSQLLTSIREAIKNTEQERFSQNSSDMQEEQQVKGTKFEVGQEENTMETLASVDQDLGELPDGYGESRIMLMPRDPQWAYAYWDVPNDHKEELRRQGGQQLAIRIYDVTDVDLNHQAPHSVQEYLCDEMAREWYLPIPVSDRDYVADIGYRCADGRWLVLARSATVSIPPVYPSDWIEDAFITVNWEDSLQGNTLYNLVPPAKKQAMSAGGTATGLGGADRLYDAVFGMTKDTESMRMAGSLFGSMQQTPEAAVSSYVFPSGAGMWAVPTASGQNMSGAGFSGSLAEARPRKFWLVADAELIVYGATEPDATVTIGDRKIKLNSDGTFRFQMSFQDGVIDYPIKAVAIDGEQTRSIHMNFERETPSRNTNTKAEAVEEWFA; encoded by the coding sequence ATGGCAAAAGAACGTCCACCACTAGAAGAAATGACCTTGCGGCAGCTAAGAAAGGTTGCTAGCGAATATAAAATATCCCGATATAGCAGAATGCGTAAATCGCAACTGTTAACTTCGATTAGAGAAGCAATTAAAAACACAGAACAGGAAAGATTTTCTCAAAATTCATCAGATATGCAGGAGGAACAACAGGTGAAAGGAACAAAATTTGAAGTTGGTCAAGAGGAGAATACGATGGAAACTCTTGCTTCCGTAGACCAGGATTTGGGAGAACTTCCTGACGGTTATGGTGAAAGCCGTATTATGCTAATGCCTCGCGATCCTCAATGGGCTTATGCTTACTGGGATGTCCCTAACGATCATAAAGAAGAATTACGTCGTCAGGGCGGACAGCAATTGGCGATTCGGATTTATGATGTAACTGACGTGGATCTCAATCATCAAGCACCCCACAGCGTTCAGGAATATCTTTGTGATGAGATGGCAAGAGAATGGTATTTACCAATTCCCGTCAGCGATCGCGATTATGTAGCAGATATTGGCTACCGTTGTGCGGATGGACGTTGGTTAGTTTTGGCTCGTTCAGCAACTGTAAGTATTCCTCCTGTATATCCTTCTGACTGGATTGAAGATGCCTTTATCACTGTAAATTGGGAAGATAGTCTTCAAGGCAACACTCTCTATAACTTAGTTCCTCCTGCTAAGAAGCAAGCCATGAGTGCTGGTGGTACAGCTACAGGTCTAGGTGGAGCAGATCGCCTTTATGATGCTGTCTTTGGTATGACTAAAGATACTGAATCGATGCGCATGGCTGGGTCATTGTTTGGCTCGATGCAGCAAACTCCTGAAGCAGCAGTTAGTTCCTATGTCTTCCCTTCAGGTGCTGGAATGTGGGCTGTACCCACCGCTTCTGGTCAAAATATGTCTGGGGCTGGTTTCTCTGGAAGTCTAGCAGAGGCTCGTCCACGCAAGTTCTGGCTAGTGGCTGATGCTGAGTTGATTGTTTATGGTGCAACTGAACCTGATGCTACGGTAACAATTGGCGATCGCAAAATCAAGCTCAATTCCGATGGTACATTCCGCTTTCAAATGTCCTTCCAAGACGGTGTAATTGATTATCCGATCAAGGCAGTAGCGATCGACGGAGAACAAACTCGTTCGATTCATATGAACTTCGAGCGTGAGACTCCTTCGCGCAATACTAATACCAAAGCCGAAGCCGTTGAAGAATGGTTTGCTTAA
- a CDS encoding Uma2 family endonuclease translates to MVKTSLKSLTLEEFLKLPETEPASEYMGGQITQKPMPQGKHSSIQTELSTTVNIQLRPQRIARAFSELRCTFGGRSTVPDVSVFIWERIARDENGEIANVFQLAPDWTIEILSPDGRYKLPNSIRETRPYQSQTKVTKNILHCLDHGSEMGWLIDPDERTVFVYLPKQQTLVFDLPEQQIPVPSFANELKLTVEEVFTWLLE, encoded by the coding sequence ATGGTAAAAACTTCTTTAAAATCGCTGACCTTAGAAGAGTTTCTGAAATTACCAGAAACAGAACCTGCTAGTGAGTATATGGGTGGACAAATCACTCAAAAACCAATGCCACAAGGAAAGCACAGCTCAATTCAGACAGAGTTATCGACAACTGTCAACATCCAGTTAAGACCTCAACGAATTGCCCGAGCATTTTCGGAGTTGCGCTGTACATTTGGTGGTCGGTCAACAGTTCCAGATGTGTCTGTCTTCATCTGGGAGAGAATTGCACGAGATGAAAATGGCGAGATTGCCAACGTTTTTCAGCTTGCACCAGATTGGACAATTGAAATCTTATCACCAGACGGGCGGTACAAGCTCCCGAATTCGATTCGGGAGACGCGCCCTTATCAAAGTCAAACAAAAGTTACTAAAAATATCTTGCATTGTCTCGATCATGGTAGTGAGATGGGATGGTTAATCGATCCTGATGAAAGAACCGTGTTTGTTTATCTGCCAAAGCAACAGACATTGGTGTTTGACTTGCCAGAACAGCAAATTCCCGTTCCATCCTTTGCCAACGAGCTAAAACTGACAGTGGAGGAAGTTTTTACTTGGCTATTAGAGTAG
- the rpmA gene encoding 50S ribosomal protein L27, with product MAHKKGTGSTRNGRDSNSKRLGVKRYGGQEVTAGSILVRQRGTRVYPGNNVGRGNDDTLYALIHGEVKFEYRTRSQKKVSVYPIAESAV from the coding sequence ATGGCTCATAAGAAGGGAACGGGTAGTACACGTAACGGTCGTGATTCTAACTCTAAGCGTTTGGGTGTCAAACGTTATGGTGGTCAAGAAGTTACCGCAGGCAGCATTCTAGTTCGCCAAAGAGGCACTCGTGTCTATCCTGGCAACAATGTTGGTCGTGGAAATGATGATACTTTATATGCTTTGATTCACGGTGAAGTCAAATTTGAGTATCGAACTAGAAGTCAGAAAAAAGTAAGCGTTTATCCTATTGCTGAAAGCGCAGTATAG
- a CDS encoding PadR family transcriptional regulator translates to MFRNFFVGFPVSAWAGDEAKPPLYAERYPLGRDRIDNPELDWFLFQHSEHHGKRRRHGSFGRNWANDHRTRRGDIKFILLELLADRPNHGYNLIKEMEKRYGEFRRLSPGSVYPTLQMLDEGGYLTSEQIGGKRVYTITDTGKELLAERSPQATSNASGGIGNVPSEFSELRNTLNDLATVVMQVSRSANTERMSQVRELLEQVKRDIYAILAEK, encoded by the coding sequence ATGTTTAGAAACTTTTTCGTCGGTTTTCCAGTATCGGCATGGGCAGGCGATGAGGCGAAGCCTCCGCTATATGCGGAGCGGTATCCTTTAGGACGCGATCGCATCGATAACCCAGAGCTAGATTGGTTTTTATTTCAGCATAGCGAACATCACGGTAAACGTCGTCGTCATGGCTCATTTGGGCGAAATTGGGCAAATGACCATCGAACTCGCCGAGGCGACATTAAATTTATTCTGTTGGAGTTACTTGCCGATCGGCCAAATCATGGTTACAACCTGATTAAAGAAATGGAAAAACGCTATGGTGAATTCCGCCGTCTTAGTCCTGGTTCGGTTTATCCAACTCTGCAAATGTTAGATGAAGGGGGCTATTTAACCAGTGAGCAAATTGGCGGAAAGCGTGTTTATACTATTACTGATACTGGCAAAGAACTTCTAGCAGAGCGTTCCCCACAAGCTACGTCAAACGCTTCTGGGGGGATCGGCAATGTGCCTTCAGAATTCAGTGAATTGCGAAATACTTTAAATGACCTAGCTACTGTGGTAATGCAGGTAAGTCGCAGTGCTAACACAGAGCGCATGAGTCAAGTCCGCGAACTGTTAGAGCAAGTAAAACGAGATATTTACGCAATATTAGCAGAAAAATAA
- the ubiE gene encoding bifunctional demethylmenaquinone methyltransferase/2-methoxy-6-polyprenyl-1,4-benzoquinol methylase UbiE, translated as MTKTLPPEASEIKAIFDRIAPVYDRLNDRLSFGQHRIWKLMAVKWSEAKLGDHALDVCCGSGDLALLLAKQVGASGQVIGLDFAGEQLAIAKQRQMIKCPTVPINWIEGDALALPFADNQFDCATMGYGLRNVTNILLSLEELLRVLKPGAKVAILDFHRPEAGYMQLFQEWYLANIVVPTAENMGMKEEYAYINPSVERFPTGSEQIKLAHTAGFNQAVHYPLMGGMMGILVLTK; from the coding sequence ATGACCAAAACCCTTCCCCCTGAAGCATCAGAAATTAAAGCAATCTTCGATCGCATTGCTCCTGTATACGATCGCCTTAACGATCGCTTGAGCTTTGGACAGCATCGTATCTGGAAGCTAATGGCGGTTAAGTGGAGTGAGGCTAAGTTAGGAGATCATGCTCTAGATGTTTGCTGTGGGAGTGGGGATCTAGCCTTATTATTAGCGAAACAAGTTGGTGCTTCGGGTCAGGTAATTGGTTTAGATTTTGCTGGTGAGCAATTGGCGATCGCTAAACAAAGGCAGATGATTAAATGTCCAACAGTGCCGATCAACTGGATCGAAGGAGATGCCCTAGCTTTACCTTTTGCCGATAATCAATTTGACTGCGCCACGATGGGCTATGGATTGCGTAATGTAACAAATATTCTTCTGAGCCTTGAAGAATTATTACGAGTCTTGAAACCAGGGGCAAAGGTAGCAATTCTTGATTTTCATCGTCCTGAAGCTGGTTATATGCAACTATTCCAGGAATGGTATTTAGCTAATATTGTCGTGCCAACTGCGGAAAATATGGGGATGAAAGAAGAGTATGCTTATATTAATCCCAGCGTTGAACGATTTCCCACGGGTTCAGAACAAATTAAACTGGCTCATACAGCAGGATTTAACCAAGCTGTTCATTATCCTTTAATGGGTGGGATGATGGGAATATTGGTATTAACCAAATAA
- a CDS encoding ferredoxin:protochlorophyllide reductase (ATP-dependent) subunit B, with product MKLAYWMYAGPAHIGTLRIASSFKNVHAIMHAPLGDDYFNVMRSMLERERNFTPVTASIVDRNVLARGSQEKVVDNITRKDQEESPDLIVLTPTCTSSILQEDLQNFVSRASMDTKGDVMLADVNHYRYNELQAADRTLHQVVKYYLEKARKQEQLPTGKTEKPSVNIIGISTLGFHNQHDCTELKRLMAELGIEVNEVIPDGASVHNLRNLPRAWFNLVPYRELGMMTAEYLEAEFAMPYVDITPMGVVETARCIRKIQQVINHQGAEVDYEDYINNQTLYVSQAAWFSRSIDCQNLTGKKAVVFGDNTHAVAMTKILAREMGIQVVLAGTYCKYDADWFKEQVSEYCDEVLISEDNAEIGDAIARHEPSAIFGTQMERHVGKRLDIPCGVIAAPIHIQNFPIGYKPFMGYEGTNQIADLVYNSFTLGMEDHLLEIFGGHDTKEVITKGISADSDLNWDKEAKVELGKIPGFVRGKVKRNTEKFARDRNMSEITLEVMYAAKESVGA from the coding sequence ATGAAATTAGCTTACTGGATGTATGCTGGCCCAGCACATATTGGCACTCTACGTATTGCCAGCTCATTCAAAAATGTTCATGCAATTATGCACGCGCCTTTAGGAGATGATTACTTCAATGTTATGCGTTCAATGCTCGAAAGGGAGCGAAATTTTACTCCAGTTACAGCAAGTATTGTCGATCGCAATGTTTTAGCCAGAGGTTCTCAAGAGAAAGTTGTCGATAATATTACCCGCAAAGACCAAGAAGAAAGCCCAGACTTAATTGTGCTGACTCCTACCTGTACCTCCAGCATCTTGCAGGAAGATCTGCAAAACTTTGTCAGCCGTGCTTCGATGGATACTAAGGGAGATGTGATGTTAGCGGATGTGAATCACTATCGCTATAACGAACTCCAAGCAGCCGATCGCACTTTGCATCAGGTAGTGAAATATTACCTGGAGAAGGCACGTAAACAAGAGCAACTACCTACAGGTAAAACTGAAAAACCTTCGGTCAATATTATTGGCATTTCTACTCTAGGATTCCATAATCAGCATGACTGTACTGAGTTAAAACGTCTGATGGCAGAATTGGGTATTGAAGTTAACGAAGTTATTCCTGATGGTGCTTCGGTACATAACTTGAGAAACTTACCCCGCGCCTGGTTTAATTTGGTTCCCTATCGCGAATTAGGTATGATGACGGCAGAATACTTAGAAGCTGAGTTTGCCATGCCCTATGTCGATATTACGCCCATGGGAGTAGTGGAAACAGCCCGTTGTATTCGTAAAATACAGCAGGTAATTAATCACCAGGGTGCAGAAGTCGATTATGAAGACTATATCAATAACCAAACCCTATACGTTTCTCAAGCAGCTTGGTTTTCTCGTTCCATTGACTGTCAAAACTTAACAGGTAAAAAAGCTGTTGTCTTTGGTGATAATACCCACGCCGTTGCCATGACGAAAATTCTCGCCAGAGAAATGGGTATCCAGGTTGTCTTAGCTGGCACTTACTGTAAATACGATGCTGACTGGTTTAAAGAACAGGTGAGCGAATATTGTGACGAAGTTTTAATTAGTGAAGATAATGCCGAAATCGGTGATGCGATCGCTCGTCACGAACCTTCAGCTATTTTTGGCACCCAGATGGAACGTCATGTCGGTAAACGGTTAGACATTCCCTGTGGTGTGATTGCTGCACCAATTCATATTCAGAATTTCCCGATTGGTTACAAACCGTTTATGGGTTATGAAGGAACAAATCAGATCGCCGATTTAGTTTACAACTCCTTTACTCTGGGAATGGAAGACCACCTGCTAGAAATCTTTGGCGGACACGATACCAAAGAAGTAATTACTAAAGGCATTTCTGCTGACTCAGATCTCAACTGGGATAAAGAAGCTAAAGTAGAACTGGGTAAAATTCCTGGTTTTGTTCGCGGTAAGGTCAAGCGCAATACCGAAAAATTTGCCCGCGATCGCAATATGTCGGAAATTACCCTAGAGGTAATGTACGCAGCCAAGGAATCAGTAGGTGCATAA
- the rplU gene encoding 50S ribosomal protein L21, with protein sequence MTYAIVEIGGTQIIVEPGRFYDINLLDAEPEASYTIDKVLLVNNDNEVNVGRPYVEGATVEGTVMRHRRGKKVIVYKMQPKKKTRKKRGHRQELTRLMIDSISLNGSVVAKAEAETAAATATAE encoded by the coding sequence ATGACTTACGCAATTGTAGAAATAGGTGGGACGCAAATTATAGTTGAACCAGGTCGTTTTTATGACATCAACTTACTAGATGCCGAACCTGAAGCTAGCTACACCATCGACAAAGTTTTGTTAGTTAACAATGACAATGAAGTTAATGTAGGTCGTCCCTATGTTGAAGGTGCTACCGTCGAGGGAACAGTAATGCGTCACAGACGGGGCAAAAAAGTAATTGTCTACAAAATGCAGCCTAAAAAGAAAACTCGTAAAAAGCGCGGTCACCGTCAAGAATTGACTCGCTTAATGATCGATTCTATTAGTCTAAATGGCTCAGTAGTTGCTAAGGCAGAGGCGGAAACAGCAGCAGCAACAGCAACAGCAGAATAG